GATAATTACTCCGGTATTTAAAGATGCTAAAAATGGAAACTATAAAGTTATTTCTTTTTTTGCTAAGCGTGCAAGAGGTGTAATGGCGAGATGGATCATTCAAAATAAGATTGAGGAGCCAGAAAAATTAAAGTTGTTCGATCAGGATGGATATTATTACAATGATCTTTTAAGTTCTGATAAAGAGATTGTCTTTACCAGAGAAGAAATGCAATAAAAAAAGCTCCTAACACATTTGTTAGAAGCTTTATCCATTAAACATAAAATCTCTACAATCGGATTTTAGGTGGTTTTAAGATGATATGTGAGGGGAGTAGTTTTATATTAAAAAAACTGCCCTACCTAAATGGTAGGACAGCCCTCACCTAAAACATAACCTAGAATTATACAATCCACGTTATTATGAAATTATTACAGCGTTTGGGTATAAGTTTTTCCAGTAATCAAACCTGGTCATATCTTTTAATGTGATGATCGTTTTATGATCTAATCTAATTCTTACTTTCTTTTTGATTGTATCTGTGATTGAACTCTTTGAATTTTTCATAGTTTCTAATGTTTTAGTGATTTATGTTTTAATTTAATTTGACTCTTTGCAATACATTACGAGTATCAAAAGGATATAGTTTCTATTGGGTTCTGTTTTTAACGGATGTTAACAATCGAAGCGATTTTTTGGATGAAACGTTTAAATGTTTGGTCAAAATGTAACCTGTACGTCATTTATTTTGATGACCGTAAACAGAATTTGTAAAATCATGAATAAAATGTAGATTGCATCCCTCTATCAAAACAAAATATTCGATGAATAAATTTTTACCTGGGGTAATGCTGGGCGTTATTCTATTTGCTACGACTCAACTTTTTGGAAATAATCACCATCTGCTAAAGTTAAAATCAGGAAACTATACTGTTGAAAGTAATATCAAAGACTTGGATTTTAAGCAATTTGAAAAATCTAAGTACAATGGTTACTATTATTTGTTACTTAATTTTAATTCAATTCCAACAAATGATATGAAGCGTGAACTTTTTCATGCAGGTGTAGAATTATTGGATTATTTACCTCACAATACATTTCTATCTAAGATTAAAATGGGGGTAGGTGTTGATGTTTTAGATGCATATGATATTTATGGCGTATTGGCTGTTGAGCCAAAACATAAATTGAGCTACGATTTATCTATTGGACGTTATCCGGAGCACGCTTTAAATGGTAAAAAAATTCAAGTGGTGGTAAAGCACCATCCGGATATTTCGGGTGAAGAAATGGATCGTTTTTATAGAAGTTTAGGAGCTAGTATAAAAGGACATTATGAGTTTTCATCATTAACAACTGTGGAGATTAATATAGATGAAGTTATTGCAGTGGCAAAACATCCATTAGTTAAATATATCGAGCCAATTGCCCCAGAGGCGGTACCTGAGGATGTTGTTGGGCAAAGCAATCATAGAACCAATTACATTTCTAATCCTACGATTAATAATGTTCCTTATAATGGAGAAGGTGTTTGGTTGGCCATTGGAGATGATGGCGAACTCGGACCTCATATTGATTATGCAGGAAGGATGGATCAGAGTTCAGCAGGACCAAGCACAGGAAACCACGGAGATCATGTAGGCGGAATTATGATGGGAGCCGGTAATGTGGATCCGGATGCACGCGGAATGGCATGGGGTGCGGACATTAAGGTATATGATGTTTGGGATGCAGTGAATAGTACACCAACATCCTATTTTAATCCGGGAGTTGTGGTGACGTCAACATCATATGGAAACGGGTGTAATGCAGGATATACCGGGTTTGCTCAAACTGCAGATCAGCAAGTGAGAACCATGCCGAATTTAATGCATGTCTTTTCCGCAGGAAATTCAGGTTCTTCAGATTGTGGATATGGTGCAGGATCAGGATGGGGAAATATCACAGGTGGAATTAAAGCTGGAAAAAATGTGTTGGCTGTTGGTAATGTCACTTTTACAGATGGATTAGCTAACTCAAGTAGTAGAGGTCCTGCGAGTGATGGTAGAATTAAACCGGATATATGTGCCAATGGGACACAAGTATATTCTTGTTTCCCGAATAACCAATATGTGAATAATACCGGAACATCTATGGCGGCACCTGGAGTTTCAGGAACATATGGTGCTTTGGTGCATGCGTATAGAGAATTGAATGGAGGAGTTACACCTCCATCTGCTTTGATTAAAGGTGCCATGTTGAATACCGCAGATGATTTGGGTAATGTAGGTCCAGATTTTAAGTTCGGTTGGGGACGTTTGAACGCCAGAAAAGTTTTGGAAGTATTCGAAAATAATACGTATATGCTGGATTCAATTTCCCAATCCGGATCGAATCAGCATAGTATTGTGGTTCCAACAGGTGTGAAACAGATGAAGGTCATGATATATTGGAATGACTACGAGGCAAGCGCATCGGCCAGTCAGGCTTTGGTAAATAATATAGATATGGGGATTGCAACTCCTGCTCCTAATCAACAATATCTGTTCCCATATGTTCTGGATCCAACACCAAACCCGACTAATTTGGATTTACCCGCCACATACGGTACAGATAGTTTGAATAATATGGAGCAAATTGTGGTGGATAACCCCGCTTCAGGTACTTACAATGTATTAGTAAGTGGTGTGTCAATACCTCAAGGCCCACAGAAATATTATATAATTTATGAATTTATCACCGAAGATATTATTGTAACTTACCCTACTGGTGGGGAGCATTTTGCAACAGGAACAATGGAAACTATAAGATGGGATGCACCATCTGGAACAAATTCATTTACAATAGAGTATTCTACGGATAATGGAGTTTCATGGACACAAATTTCTAATTCAGTCAATGCGGATAGAAGATATTATAATTGGACGGTTCCAGCGTGGATTACAGGTGATGCTTTAATTCGAGTTTCTAGAAATGGAGTAACCGGACAATCTATGATGCC
This genomic interval from bacterium SCSIO 12643 contains the following:
- a CDS encoding S8 family serine peptidase — encoded protein: MNKFLPGVMLGVILFATTQLFGNNHHLLKLKSGNYTVESNIKDLDFKQFEKSKYNGYYYLLLNFNSIPTNDMKRELFHAGVELLDYLPHNTFLSKIKMGVGVDVLDAYDIYGVLAVEPKHKLSYDLSIGRYPEHALNGKKIQVVVKHHPDISGEEMDRFYRSLGASIKGHYEFSSLTTVEINIDEVIAVAKHPLVKYIEPIAPEAVPEDVVGQSNHRTNYISNPTINNVPYNGEGVWLAIGDDGELGPHIDYAGRMDQSSAGPSTGNHGDHVGGIMMGAGNVDPDARGMAWGADIKVYDVWDAVNSTPTSYFNPGVVVTSTSYGNGCNAGYTGFAQTADQQVRTMPNLMHVFSAGNSGSSDCGYGAGSGWGNITGGIKAGKNVLAVGNVTFTDGLANSSSRGPASDGRIKPDICANGTQVYSCFPNNQYVNNTGTSMAAPGVSGTYGALVHAYRELNGGVTPPSALIKGAMLNTADDLGNVGPDFKFGWGRLNARKVLEVFENNTYMLDSISQSGSNQHSIVVPTGVKQMKVMIYWNDYEASASASQALVNNIDMGIATPAPNQQYLFPYVLDPTPNPTNLDLPATYGTDSLNNMEQIVVDNPASGTYNVLVSGVSIPQGPQKYYIIYEFITEDIIVTYPTGGEHFATGTMETIRWDAPSGTNSFTIEYSTDNGVSWTQISNSVNADRRYYNWTVPAWITGDALIRVSRNGVTGQSMMPFNMIGVPTNLSVVSSCPNEFELSWDPVSGATEYEVSVLGNKYMDSVTTVSTTSAVLTGYSALNTYWVSVRAKANGVVGKRAYAIEKTPGVWNCVISDDIELSLLAPSGNALFDCYSISNQDVQVRLKNNGTQAVNTVDLSYQFNATAVNSETYTGTISPGDSVDFTFSQTISIPSIPIAHSLVVWKDIPDGNPLNDTVRNAFEVYSGTTINLPYIEDFETFNNCATTNNCGLTQCPLIAGWTNVENGVYDDIDFRVNNGTTPSQGTGPSMDQAPGTSFGKYLYLEASGSCDGMESQLYSPCIDLTNSAHPEMSVWYHMNGAEMGELHFDVYANNTWNNDVVPMISGDNGNLWKEQKIDLSSYVGGVVTIRFRGITGSGWRSDIAIDHFSVIENGIGILADTMPCFADGAVTINNTPITGGTNYTWNFGTDANPATASTAGPHTVTYSSKGMKTIQLSVTVNGTVESTSLDIQLVDLPVSSFTSVYNSSNNTVEFTNTSQDYASSLWDFGDGNTSTLDNPVHTYAAIGYYDVTLTTTNSCGDHVLKQKIENFPLGVTGIGRTDYGILVYPNPASDQLTLQVNGAENGEGEVVIYDIKGNQVYRDDVEINSGRQEYVIDLKSLSKGVYVLSYKSNQFSDKLRVVIQ